The DNA region CAGCATTGAGCAAAACCTCGGCACATCGCTTGGGGTTGCTTGCGAGAAGGGCATTGTCCAAAGAATTTTCTTGAAGGTATTGGTTACCACGAGCAGAAAGAGCCATTGCCGTTGCAAGACCACCGCGAAGTTTAGTGTCATCCATTTGCTCGCGGTACTCTTTGAGGCGGGTGTTGACATCAGTCACAAAATCAACGTCTAGAGAATCAGCAGGGGGAGCAACTTCGCCACCGGCGAAATCTTCCGGACCGGGTACCTTAGAATCGAGTTTCGCGTTGATGAATTTGACCACCTATTGACATTAATTCAGTAAAAGTCTCTCTTTTTTGCCATAACAGACTCACTCGGTTGACAAAGTTGCCCAGATTGGCCAAAAGCTCATTGTTGTTAGCGGCAATGAATTTGGACCACAAAAAGGAGGAGTCGCTGTTCTCCGGTCGTTGAGAGATGAGATAATACCTCCAAATCTCAGGAGGCTGTCCTGTCTCTCGAGCATTGTTGCCGAACACACCAACGTTCCTACTCTTGCTGAACTTTGTATCCTCATAATTCAGATACTGAGTGCTGGAGATGTTATGAAGCATGGTCCAGCGTTCTTCGGTACCAAGCAGCATAGCCGGAAAGAGAACGGTATGGAAGTAGACGTCTATACGCTGTCAGCGTTATTGAGTCACTATCCATCAATGAACTGACTGTCTTTGCCCATGAATTGATAGAGCTCTACATTGTCAGGATTCTTCCACCAtttttcccattcttcgGTATAGGTTGCTGTGATCGAAGGATAGCCGATAGGAGCATCGAACCAAACGTCTACTGCGAGTAAGCAAATGGCAACAAACGAGGATAATGATCTTACAGATtaccttgccttccatggccttatcctcctcttcgtctccGACTTTCGGAACTTCAACACCCCATTTCAGATCTCTCGTCACGGCACTAGGCCTTAAACCTTCTCCTAGCATCCTCGGCTCCACAATCTCACCCTTTTCAGTGATGACCGCATTTGTTCCCCACTTTCCCTTGACACGGGCTTTTTGCATCCACTCAACCAGCCGAGGCTGGAGCAGGTCTAAACGATAGCAGGCATGAGTAGAGGGTCGAACAGAGAGGGTGTGTGCCTTGTTGCGTTTGCAGCGAGGGTTAAGGAGTTGAGTAGGGGATGAAAAGGTGAGCGAGCACTTGTCACACTGGTCACCTCGGGCATCCTGCGCTTGATTAACATTCTATCCAAATGTGATGTATTTGATATGTTTGCTCACATCATAGCCGCAGTTGGGACAGATGCCTTCCACAAAGCGATCAGCCAAAAAGAGCTTGTCATCTACACAATAAGTCTGGTCGGTGGTTTCCAGACGGAAAAGGCCGTTATCATGGAGACGTCTGTAAATTCCCTGGGTGATCTCAGTATGTTCCGGAGACGAAGTACGCCCCCATTTGTCGAAGCTGATCTGGAACCACCTACAGCATAGATCATCAGTGACGCACTAATAATCACGAGGAGACTCGTACTCGTAAATCTCTGTATGCAATTTGTGGAATTTGGTACAGAGTTCGTATGGGGTGACACCTTCTTCTAAGGCCTGATGTTGTTAGGGAGATAGAGATATTAAAGATTCAAAGCTATACCTTCGTCTCCGTAGCGGTTCCATACTCGTCGGTTCCGCAAATCTACAATACATATTAGATATGCTGTGGATGACATGACAGAGGCGCAAGCTCACATAAAGGGTCGGTACGTTGAGTGTCCGATTGTATCTCGCAAAAACGTCCGCGGAAAGAGTAGAGCTGTAACGATAAGCAACCAGTACTTGCATGGTTTGCAACTGGATGGCCGCTCACCCGATGATGTTGCCAAGGTGTGGTACGTTGTTCACATCTAGTACCCGCCAGGTCATTCACAtttctccaccctccaGTATACCAAGGACGTGTAAAAGTGACTTACAAGGTAACGCAGAAGTGATAAGGACGTTTCTTTGTCCGTCCTTTGGGAGGCTCGAGGTAAGTCAGCTCGAGCTCTTGAAATCTGTAGCCTTTCAATTCAACGACGTACACTGGGCCCTTAGAGGGGTCATGGACCTCCATGAGGAGACCTTCGGCTTCTCTGATATTCCGGACAGACATGATATGTGCCAGTAGTCGTAAGTTGAAGAGAAGTAGAAAAAGAAGCCGAGACAGtgcaagaaaaaggaaaagtgCGAGTCGCGCGGCCAGTTGCTATTATTAATTACTTCTTGCTCGAGCACGACGTCTTTTATTCGGGCTACTCGGGACTAAATTCTCCCATTATCTTCCACGTCATAACTTCTGAGGCAGGAATTTTGCCGACAAAGCAGTTTTATCACTTGCGTTCATTACAGCAGTCAGAGTATAGTAGCAGTTAAGTGTTTTACAACgaaagaacgaacgaaagGCCATCCTCTGTTACCGTTGCTGAGAACTCGTTCTCTATTTCGCCACCTCACAAATAGCAACCTAACATCCTACAACATCTCCCAAAGCCAGCTAATTCACCGGTGATGTCCGCTCTTGCAGCTAGAAGAGCTACAGCCGCTGCGGCCAGCCCAAAACCAGAGCAACCTGAGTCCTCCATTGAAGAGGTATCAGTTTCCGGTGCCTTGACTCTACCATCCCCAAAGAGACGCAAAACCAGACAGACGTCTCCAAAACCTCGTTCAAAAGCTAGATACTCGGATGATGTGCCCACTTCTCGGCAATTTTTTCAGGCAACTGAATCATTAGCTGAGCAAAGAACAGGACGATTTTCGCCAAGTGCACCTGATAGCGACGGTGGCACATCGAGCTCCTCGGTCGGGGATAGTGACGAAGATATGGCTCAGGAAGATGAATTCGAAGATAGACGTGAGGTtgatggagagagggatCAGCGTAAAGTGTCTGTGGCTGCCAAtatgtcttcttctggtcCTTTTAAAAGGTGAGCACCATGCACCGAACAGAGACAGTCGCTCATTGTATTCTAACAAGCCTGGATCTAATGCCCGTGGATATCACCTCTCAGTTCAACCCGAAAGATAATGTGAATTTCTGCAGGATTACCGAGGGGCAGCTTGCTTCTGCTGAGATGAACGATGGGCACCCTGGCCCAGGAGTTATCGTCAGCCTTGCTCGAAATGAAGTAAGTCCTACAATTGGAAAGTGATTCGTTACTGAGTCAACTTGCTCAGAGCCTTACGATCGCcggccttttcctcctAACTCCACTGCAAAATACCCTATCTATCTACTCGACTGCTCTCTCGCCATCAATGTCTTCCTTTCCCGTTTATGCTCCCACCTcgcatcctcttcctgtcATTTCTCCTGCATCTACCCAAGCACCTGGTAAGGGTACCTTGTCCATCTTAAATAACATCAAGCTTCCGCTTTCCTTTCAAAAAGAGTCCGATAAGACATTGCTGCTCATAAGGGAGAATAGATGCGGAATAGATGGCTTGCGGAACGGAGCAGTCCCAGGTTTTTCGAATATTTGGCTAGAAGATAATGGACCATGGGGATTAAGAGGAGTGCACCCTGTAAGCTTCAATGATGTGTGTAGGAGTTCCTGGACTCATGACCTGCCCTTAGGTCGTCGGCTCGTTTCCTGTCCCTGTGTATCCATACTGCACTCCTCCATCCTGGTCGCATGCCATATCctccctttcatcctctgaTGTTAACCTTCAAACCCCTTTCGTTGGTCTCGTCAAAGGCCCTAAGCGAAGCGGCAAGTCAACTTTTGCCAGAGCATTGCTCAACAACTTGCTCAGGCGTTTTCGGAAAGTTGCTTGGCTGGAATGTGATTTAGGCCAAGGGGAATTCGGGTCTGGAGCTGTTGTTGGGCTTTGGATCTTGGACAAACCCGCACTGGGTAAGTTCTGGCTGTCACCTGGGTCTGGCAAATGACGCTGACCTATTCATAGGGCCTCCTTTCACACATCCTTTGCTTCCTTCAAGATCTCATTATCTTGGTACTTATACGCCTCTCACTTGTCCTGATGAGTACCTCGTCGCGATACGTCATCTCATCGAGCATTACAAATATGAGTTACAATACACCTCAGAATACTCAGCTCTTCATACAACCGTTCATGACAAGATCAGTACACACGTGCCTCTCGTAATCAACACTCAAGGTTGGATGAAAGGACTTGGCGAGGAACTTCTCAATGTCATTGAGAGTATGGCCCAACCTACGCGAGTGTTTTCTTTTGAATCACAGTCAGAAGAAGTTTATAGTGGTCAGGGCTGGACCAGCACTCCGCCTTGGCAGGCCACTCAATTACCTTATGACCCAGCCTATCCGACCACTGAGCCAGTAGAGACAGAAGTTACGCAAACCTATAGCCTGGAGACTGCCCCTGTTTCAGCTCTTCAAGCCAGATATACCCCGGCTGATCTTCGCGTTCTGTCTGCGATCACTTATTTTCACGCGTCCTTACACCCGACGCAGTCTGTACCTGTTACATGGGACATATCTTCGCCTCTTGTGTGCACAATACCATGGGAGGTAGAGCTTGGCATTGGCAAAGCTCTTGAAAAGGTTTACTTGATCGGCGAGGGGAGCGAGGGCGTTCTCGAGGAGGATCTGCCAATTGCGCTAAACGGTGCAATCGTCGCTTTAGCTGAGATGCTGGGAAGTTATGAGGATGAACCAACAGTTTATGAGCAGGGCAGATCACCGCCTCCCACGGACTTGGTTAATATTTTGGGTCTTGCTGTGATTCGATCGCTTTCTTCAGGAAACTCCGTGAACCCTGGTTTGAAATTGCAACTTCTgactcctcttcccccatcTTATCTCTCTCGAGCTCGCATTCTCATCAAGAGTGGTGCGCTTGAATTGCCGCTTCCAGGTATGATTGATTGGCGCAGGGGCGGTATcaatgaggaaggaatgtTGGGAAAGGGTTGGGAAGAAATACCTTTCCTAGATGTAGGTGGCCTGGATGTTATAggaggggagaggagaagattcaGGAAGAACATTATGAGGAAGGGAATGTAGAAAAAGGTTGAGATCTGTCCATTCATAAGTATTTTTTCTTATATTCATACGTACACAGATgtcattttcatcctttGAAAAGATAACCAGAAAAGCTTCAACTACCGTCCGCAAAGTCTTATCTTGTAATAATCCCCAAGAGCAGTCTTCTATATATAACTATTACGGTGAACCCAGTGATGACGTAGCACATACATATGTGTACATTTCACAGTAGTACATAGAAGGAGACCGACTTAAGACACATACATACGTACAGCGATGATCGAGCTGAGGTTCGGACGGAAGTTCGTCGTTGCATGTGTTAAAAATAGTGACATAGATTTTTTCGGTGATCATCTTAACCTTATTTATAAAAAGGTAATTAATTTCATGGGTTTAAAAATTGTATGCTCTTAATTAATTTGCCAGCAGTAACTTCTCTCTCGGTTCTCGACGGACCTCCACCTAAGGAATTCAATCTTCAATCTTTGATTATGCTACATCTCCAAGGAAATCGAGCCTCGCATTGTGTGTATTTTGAGCTataaaagaaagaatcATATTGGTTCATGGCCCAGTGATTTCAGCGGAGACTTTAGTCTACTGTAAGGTAGAAAGGCGTGCGTTGTGGGAATGATGGCTGGATTGCTCAGGTAGGCTCCCACTTGATTAAGCCCAAGCTAAAATGCTAATTGGTACAGATGTCCCAACTTTCGGGGAACTGTATTGCGCAATGTCTCCCCCACCATTCCTCGGAAGTCTGGCTCTATATACCGACTGTCGACGAGGCAGAACCAAACTTGCGCACCTTCTGACCACAGGCTTTTATCGACAAAAAAACCTCCCGAAGGGAGTAGATTTGAAAACGAGGCCACCCACTTGATTTATGCCCGGCCTcttgcctcctcttcaacgcCACCAATTCCAATTTCGCAAGTGATCCAAATCCTCCAACAGACTTCATGCGACTTAATAACTCTGGTTCAGCTCGTATCAGACTTAGAAAAGGGCGACCTAGCTTATGTGCAAGAGGCACTGAGGTATTTGCTACCCTGTTtgggaaggcgaaggaTGGCTGTCCTACTTCCTCGCGTATTGGATATCTGGATGGAAAAAGTTGATGTCGAATTGGAGGAAGGCCGAGTGGAGCAGGCACAACTGCAGACCTGGTACCATCAAATCGTCAAGATGCTTTCCCATTTTATCATCACTCCTGGAGAAACCACACATCAATCTCATCAAGATCCTCTCCCTGGATATATCAAGAAGCAAGTCGTTCGCCTCATTTCTCACCTCATcgacattcttcctttctttccgtcctcttcaacacAACGCCCTTGCATTAATTTCTCCTTACTCGAACGCTTGTTCACTAGGCGGTATTTGTCTACCGAACTAAGAGTTGTTTTGGCGAAGCATTGCGTTGAGAATGGTATTGAGCTGAGCGCGAGGATGTGGCATGAGTGTGTTATGGTTTCTCTCTCTGAGAACGATACCAAAATGGTTAgaaagctggagaagagaaagcagGCCGCTTTGGACAAAGAAGCTGAGGCCCAGGAAACTTTCCGTGGAAAACGCAGAAGTCAAACTAAGTccaagaggaggagaagactCCGCAAAATCGCGGACCTCATTTCTCGACTGCAAATCACCAACACTGACTCTTCCCACGAGAAGCTTTTCCACGTTCTTGAACCATACCTCGATCCACCATCGTTGGaatcccttccatctttgCCCGCcaatccttcatctccgtcAGATGGCAAGGGACTTTCACATATACCCAGCTCGCATCTCGTACAACACGCATGGTCAATCCTTTTAACAAGACTATCCAAGGACAAAACGGTCTCGGCAGACATGCTGCTTGAGTTATCGGATAGCATGCCAATGAAGTATACAACCGGAcgcaccctcacccccatAATGCATGGGCTgttgaggagaggagagggtCCCAGAGCTTGGTCGATTTGGCGAGAACTCGTATCGAAAGAGAGCAAGTTAGAAAAACGAAGTGAAAAAGGATTGTTCGTCGACCGGGTGTCCCTGTCAGTGGGAGCTCAGATATGTCATGGCGTCGCAGGCTTGGACAACGCAATTGAAATGGTGGATCTCTGGGCTCATCGTCCATGGCAGCCACCGCCTGTTCAAGGACAGATGGAGAATTCGATCTTTCTCGATACCCAATGCGTTAacatccttctcacccTTTGCCAAATCGATGGCGCCACCAGTACGGCATTTCGTTTGTGGAAAGCAGCTCTTCCTCGATGGGGAGTTTACGTCGACCATATCTCACTCAAGATACTTATTGATATTGCTCGATATCACAACGTCCACGACAAAAGCGTACAACCAGACGCTGATGTTTTCAAAGAAAGATTACGCCAGATGGTAGATGGCTTCAGCttctggagagaagggcgtggggaggaaggtgcTGCAGTGGCTTATGATGCGTACGAGGATGCGGGATTTGCGAAAGGTTCAACATCGGTGCTTCTTGCTCCATCCGGCAATTTCAATGCCcacgaaaaagaagactGGAGGTTCGAGAAGCCATGGCAAATGGCACGGGTGATATTTCGACAAGTTGTGCTTGGAAATTGGCCGCATCTGCGAGAAACTCAATCTCCGCTAGATGAGGTCGATCAGTCTGCGTTTGATAAATTCACCTCATTATTTGATGGTGATTTGCACATTCCCCGCCATGCTTCCGGGGATAAACCTCGTAAACTGAACCAGGACAGCCTCCCAGACCCAAACGCGCGATATACCCACATCATTCCGACTGCTTCGACTTTCCATTCTTACATATCTCTCCTGGGGTATTACAATCATCCGCATGAAATTCCTGTTGCTTTGGCGTGGATGAAAGCGCTTTCTATCGTACCCACTTGGTTTACGATGCGATTGGCATTGATGCATATATGTGAAGCCGAGGGACCCAGGCGGTGGGTTCGAAAGTGgggcaaagaagggaagggaagattggtcagagatgaggaaatcATGAGACGATGGCTAGAGGAATGGCTGCTACAGGAGGATAGCGGCGGAAATGGGGGGCTGGGAGATAATCGGGCAGATATAGTGCccagtgaagaagaagtagcTGCTTTCAGGAGAATGTTTGCAGAAAGGAATCAGAGAGTCACAGCATAGAAAATTGATGCTATACATATACGTCTGACAACTGACAGTACTTCAGTCGCGGTCTTATAAGGCCAAAGCGATATATCTGAAGCAAATTTAAGCGATGTACACCCTTGCAAAGATTGTTACTTACCCCGCGATCATGGCAACCCCTCCAAGGGGTGTCACGGGCCCCAGCTGTTTAAATCTATCTCTTCCAAGGACTAACGCGAATATGCTTCCTGAGAATGCAACTGCTCCACCCACAATCATCCCAGCTGCAAACTTGTATCTCCTAGTAGCACTGCCGACAGCGAAGCCCGGGTGGAAAGATATGGCTAAAAGTGCGAGACCATTGTAGATGAGgtaagaagaagctgtaGAAAATGAGGAGATCTGTCTCTCAGTAACGGGCGGGGAGAGGTTGCGTAGACCGTGAGAGCCGAAGGCGCCAGACGAGATGCCGATGGCAGCTGGGTGGACGGCGTTAGCATACAGTAATGGCCTAGTACAACTGAGGTGCATGTAAGACCGTGGGAGAAATGGACATACTTAGGAGAGCACCTGAACGAAAAATGACGGGGGCGGTCATGTGTGTTTATGAAGCAGTTCTTGTATGAGATAGAGAAGTATCGATAGAAGTTACGTAGTGCTTGTAGAAAGGTCGAGTCCACTTACGTAACACCAAGTTCTCGGGCTCAGtctttcttcccatctgCTCTTCGTGCCGTCCGCCACTCATCCATCTGCTACTCTACAcccaacccttcttcttccgtcatGGCCCTTCCCTCATCCCTCCATGTACATCCCCATTTCAatgcagaagaagctgccCACGTAGTCACTGGATTTGTCTCGAGTGAGCCTGGTTAATACACCATCCCATGCTTTGCTTTCTTGCTTACATACCTCTCTTGTATCATACAGGTCTAGAAAACCTCCCCGGTGAAGTCACCTTCTTGCTTGAAGAGATCCGTGAGAAAGATGTTCGTATAAGCCGTGAGTTGTTTATCTCTCAACGTCATTTCTCCGCTGAACAAAGTTTAGAATATGTACAACGTATAAACTCCCGACACATGTCATTGACAAAGACTGCCAAGACCCTcgcatctcttcctccttcaaaTGCGACTTTTCCCTTGCCTATACCTCCTGGGGCATTATTGCCGAGTAGTCATCTGTCCCAAAAAGAAGCGCAATCGCTTGCTAAAATACAAAATGAATGGGCTCAGGTTCTCACTCTGCAAGATGAGAAAGTGAAGCTTGCTGAACGACTTGAGCGAATAGTCTTACGTGCAAAAGAACGGGCAAAGCATCAATGGGTCAAGGTCGGTGGTATGGAAATTGAAGAGGTAGAAAAGTGGAGTGGAACGGGAGAACTGGGCAATGGTGAGGTTGTCCTTCCACCCGGTGGATTGGGCAGTGGAATAGATGGCCGACCGGCCAAGAAACGTAAACCGAATATTCCGTCACTATCTGTGAACCACACGAAACAGGCAATACATCCCAGCATCTCGATgccccctcccccgcccccctCAAGACCATCATTATCCGCGAGATCATCACATTCCAACGTCCCTTCCACTTCTCACACTCACACGTCTTCCCTTGGGCAGCATGGTTCTCGTTCCAGACGAGTGTCAGTTGCTTCCGACGAGGATGCGGACGGGGAGCctgatgaaggagataCGGATATGGTTGATGCGGCCGATGCGGAAGGAGAGACGGATGAAACTCTCTATTGTATCTGTCGACAGAAGAGCTATGGCGAAATGATTGGGTGTGACTGCGACAAGTGCCCGTATGAATGGGTAGGTTGTATTTTCAAGACCGTTCGCCTGATGGAATTATTATGTTTGCTAATGTTGAAATAGTTTCACGTCAAATGTGTCAACATCAGTGGACCATTGCCAGACACATGGTACTGTCCCGACTGTGT from Cryptococcus neoformans var. neoformans B-3501A chromosome 4, whole genome shotgun sequence includes:
- a CDS encoding hypothetical protein (HMMPfam hit to tRNA-synt_1, tRNA synthetases class I (I, L, M and V), score: -48.9, E(): 1.4e-12), coding for MSVRNIREAEGLLMEVHDPSKGPVLPKDGQRNVLITSALPYVNNVPHLGNIIGSTLSADVFARYNRTLNVPTLYICGTDEYGTATETKALEEGVTPYELCTKFHKLHTEIYEWFQISFDKWGRTSSPEHTEITQGIYRRLHDNGLFRLETTDQTYCVDDKLFLADRFVEGICPNCGYDDARGDQCDKCSLTFSSPTQLLNPRCKRNKAHTLSVRPSTHACYRLDLLQPRLVEWMQKARVKGKWGTNAVITEKGEIVEPRMLGEGLRPSAVTRDLKWGVEVPKVGDEEEDKAMEGKVIYVWFDAPIGYPSITATYTEEWEKWWKNPDNVELYQFMGKDNVYFHTVLFPAMLLGTEERWTMLHNISSTQYLNYEDTKFSKSRNVGVFGNNARETGQPPEIWRYYLISQRPENSDSSFLWSKFIAANNNELLANLGNFVNRVVKFINAKLDSKVPGPEDFAGGEVAPPADSLDVDFVTDVNTRLKEYREQMDDTKLRGGLATAMALSARGNQYLQENSLDNALLASNPKRCAEVLLNAVNLIYVLSVVFHPFMPNTSEGILRQLNAPARSLPTKFSIDILPGHVLGKAEYLFKKIDNVNGEQEKKWQRQYGGDAVVADHVAPPGPGGHPEGGKVPKVKDTDAESKKAAHEARRAQLAKEKKAAQAAADAKKTPEEKELEAKVEAQGKRLAAIKKGLEEGDAEKEMSVAKSLKTELADLRKRLKGTTI
- a CDS encoding hypothetical protein (Match to EST gb|CF187261.1|CF187261), producing MSALAARRATAAAASPKPEQPESSIEEVSVSGALTLPSPKRRKTRQTSPKPRSKARYSDDVPTSRQFFQATESLAEQRTGRFSPSAPDSDGGTSSSSVGDSDEDMAQEDEFEDRREVDGERDQRKVSVAANMSSSGPFKSLDLMPVDITSQFNPKDNVNFCRITEGQLASAEMNDGHPGPGVIVSLARNESLTIAGLFLLTPLQNTLSIYSTALSPSMSSFPVYAPTSHPLPVISPASTQAPGKESDKTLLLIRENRCGIDGLRNGAVPGFSNIWLEDNGPWGLRGVHPVVGSFPVPVYPYCTPPSWSHAISSLSSSDVNLQTPFVGLVKGPKRSGKSTFARALLNNLLRRFRKVAWLECDLGQGEFGSGAVVGLWILDKPALGPPFTHPLLPSRSHYLGTYTPLTCPDEYLVAIRHLIEHYKYELQYTSEYSALHTTVHDKISTHVPLVINTQGWMKGLGEELLNVIESMAQPTRVFSFESQSEEVYSGQGWTSTPPWQATQLPYDPAYPTTEPVETEVTQTYSLETAPVSALQARYTPADLRVLSAITYFHASLHPTQSVPVTWDISSPLVCTIPWEVELGIGKALEKVYLIGEGSEGVLEEDLPIALNGAIVALAEMLGSYEDEPTVYEQGRSPPPTDLVNILGLAVIRSLSSGNSVNPGLKLQLLTPLPPSYLSRARILIKSGALELPLPGMIDWRRGGINEEGMLGKGWEEIPFLDVGGLDVIGGERRRFRKNIMRKGM
- a CDS encoding hypothetical protein (Match to EST gb|CF185614.1|CF185614; HMMPfam hit to DUF423, Protein of unknown function (DUF423), score: 58.6, E(): 1.6e-14) — its product is MTAPVIFRSGALLTAIGISSGAFGSHGLRNLSPPVTERQISSFSTASSYLIYNGLALLAISFHPGFAVGSATRRYKFAAGMIVGGAVAFSGSIFALVLGRDRFKQLGPVTPLGGVAMIAGYIALAL
- a CDS encoding hypothetical protein (HMMPfam hit to PHD, PHD-finger, score: 53.8, E(): 4.6e-13) — translated: MALPSSLHVHPHFNAEEAAHVVTGFVSSLENLPGEVTFLLEEIREKDVRISRELFISQRHFSAEQSLEYVQRINSRHMSLTKTAKTLASLPPSNATFPLPIPPGALLPSSHLSQKEAQSLAKIQNEWAQVLTLQDEKVKLAERLERIVLRAKERAKHQWVKVGGMEIEEVEKWSGTGELGNGEVVLPPGGLGSGIDGRPAKKRKPNIPSLSVNHTKQAIHPSISMPPPPPPSRPSLSARSSHSNVPSTSHTHTSSLGQHGSRSRRVSVASDEDADGEPDEGDTDMVDAADAEGETDETLYCICRQKSYGEMIGCDCDKCPYEWFHVKCVNISGPLPDTWYCPDCVARYGFSNDKGNKKARKK